GCACCACCGCGACCACAAGTACCAGTTCAGCACCGAGATGGCGGCGCAGGTACCgatatttattgtttgtacTGTACGCTGGCAGTCTGTTAGCGTATCGCATtcgtattcagcctgtaacatcccactgctgggcataggtctctttccctttgtaggagaaagatcagagcttaatccaccacgctgcttcaatgtgAAATGGCGGATACatcccctactatgagtagcgatcgctatcaggtgtacatgataacaaccgggaccaacggcttaacatgctgtccaaggcacggtgggaagactcAAATTAATATGAGTTATTATCAACAAACAATACAATCTTATGATTCTTCTcaactaaatataataagtcttttatgtatattaaaaacaaaaatgcacCCAGAATTGAGCCTTGAGCAACCCCCATCTGTACAAGAGACCTAGATGACGGTATACCATTTATTTCAACCTTGTGAGTTCTACGATTAAGATTCAGATTCAGCACGGTATTTTTTAGTGACCAAGTTTCCTGATTAATGTGTCACGATGAACACAACCCGAAGGCATTTCGTATCGTATCACTTCAAAGTAATTTtcttttgacgtgacaacgtcttataaattggtttgccgggtgacacttcaagaaactgcgttacgctccgctcacgttatgcgctcacgatgagagcgagtgagaggcacgcgtcccttccactcgggcatggttagcccgcctaagagcgagagagacagacataaaaataaatgttttaaattgttactattatttcatccttcttcctactatacgaatgaatattcacattaaaattattttaccactcaaagtcgttgtcacgtaaaactttcgcccgtataccgactttacaggcaaccaatttttttctataaaggaAAGAAAATAAGATTTTTGCCCTCCTCAATAGTCAAATAACGTACAGGTCGTACTTTCTCTAcgtattataattaaagttcTGCCAGCTCTCGAAGGAACAAATGCGATACGCGTTGGAGCCCCCGGGCTGCAGGTGTGTGGTGTCCGCAGGCGCGCAGCAGCATCGCGGCGCTGCTGTCGGAGGTGAGCTACAAGCGCGTGCTGCTGGGCTCCGCCATGAAGGTCATCCGGGACCGCCAGGCGCTCATCGCCGACAAGAAGAAGGCGCTCGTGCACGAGATCACGCAGACCGTCGTCAAGTCAGTATCTGCTCCCCACTAACTGTAACGTCTGCGATCGAGTAGGCCCTGTAAATCTATGTAACGGTACATAGTTTTTCATGTAACTTAGTCGGTAAACAATTCTCCTCGGGAGCTTTGGTCATTACTCACCTACTACTAACGCTACCTACTGCTATTACTACTACTGCTACCATTACTACCACCTACTACTACctattactactactattacGAGACTTTATAGGCCTATATAACTGAGAAGCAAAGAGACAGATATAGGGCGCTATGCTAGCGACTACACACTCATCCACAGAACAATGCTCGAAAGCAGAATAGCATTAACGTAGACGCCATCTTCCCCAGGCTCACGAACGCGATCAACACGCGCGGCAAGCAGCTGGTGCTGCGGCTGAACGAGGTGTGCGACGGCAAGCAGCGCACGCTGAGCGAGAAGAAGGACGCGCTGGAGCAGCTGGCCGCCATCACCGACCACTGCGTGGACTTCGTGAGCGCCGCGCTGGAGCAGGTGCGTGCGGCGCCGCAGCACAGCACAGCACAGCGCAGCACAGCACAGTCTGACGCCTCCCTCTGCGCAGGGCAGCGACACGGCCGTGCTGCACAGCAAGCGCGCCGTGAGCGCGCACCTGCAGCGCATCAAGAGCCGGCGCGCCGACATCCCCAACCCCGAGATCCCCGTGCGCATCTCGCTGACGCTGGACAAGCTGCCCGACCTCGTGCGCGGTGAGCTCCTCGCCGCCCTGTGCCGCCCTGGGCCGCCCTGTGCCGCCCTGTGCCGCCCTGTGCCGCCCTGTGGTACACGTATCGTGCACACGCTTCGCACACGCCAGAAGTTTAACTTCTGAAAACTAGCCTGCGAGAGATTTTTTTCCCCGAGAGTACAAAACATAATGTAATGTGTtgtatctcattctctcctgtACATTcgtgtgtttgtttctttatcgacgcattttcgtttcattgaatttcaaatcacaacgattctaaagaagtttcacttaaaacatcaatgcaataaaattaatacaatagaattattagatatgatgctcaaaataatgtttagaattcctaatatgtaacacaaaaataaaatcgtacatattaaaaaatagcacGGTATCGtctcaaaaatttgtattgtaatatgaaactgaaTAGTTAcaggtctctgtaaagaactcactatagacggcgccacggttcgcttaaaccgaatataaaaatcatcatatcaaaaatttcgatctagcgggtacatcgttccatagcttaacgatcagttggagacgcgggttcgatccccgctggaggggtcaatttttgatatgatattcaaaaaatggttagaattcctaatgcgtgggtaacacaaaaataaaatcgtacatattagtCCGTCACACTTGACTGACAACAACCTTTTTATTAAACGACCAGGTCGGCAAAAACAGTATACCAATAAACAGCAATACCTGGAGCATCGTAAGAGCGGTGCCGATCCTCCCCGATTATGCGGCATGGCTCTAATAATCTTTTGTCGGTGTCCCGTGCTTCCAGTTCTGTCGAGCATCGGCGCTATCGTGGTTGATGGCAAGGTAGacggcggcgcgggcgggccGGCGGCGAGTGGCGTGACCGGAGGTTCTTCTGGTGGCGCGACCGGCGGGCCTACTGGCAGCCCCGGCCCGGCGCCGACTGGCTACCACAATCAAGTTGCGCCACCGCACTCGGCCGTTGTAGCGCTGCAGCAGGTCGCCATGCACCAGGTTCTACTCATTGTTGAGCGTACACATGCACTTCTAATATGGGGCTATCCATAATACGTCAAgtgaaattcaaattttttcGCCACAACTGGTCACTTTCGTCGAacctcaaccccccccccccccagtgTGTGGTAATTTATGGGTGATTCTTATGTGGTATTTACTTGATGTCATCTAACTTCTTATATCAAAATGGCTTCtgcttttttattcacattatcACTCACTgggggttgactggaagagatttcttttagagataagttcgcccttgctaacttttattattatgactactatattatatactatttagcAGATATCCTCTAACAAAACTTTTGTCTTTTCATGTCTTAGACCTTGGCAAGATACAAGGTTGGTTTTAGTGATCTTTAACGTGAATCCGATGGCTTGTACGTTTGTGTTATTGAGGGTATCCTGTCGTGCGCAGTCGTACGTGCAAGCGGTGACGGGCGGCGCGCCGGGCATGGGCGTGGGCGTGGGCGGCGCGTCGGGCGGCATGGGGATGGGCGTGGGCGTGGGCGTGGGCGTGCCGGGCTACATGGCGctgccgcgcgcgcgcgcgcacacGCCGCTGCGCCACGCGCACGTCACGTCCACCACGCACCCGCACCACCTGCACGGTATGGGCCGCGCTGCAGCAGTTGTTTCACTTATTAATTCATGTTTTGATGTTCGATAAATGTGTATAAGGTGatatagtgaaataaatattttcatttcattataatacaaattaaattcatGCATTTAATTGATCACAAATTTGACAaggaacaaaattaaattcattctATCTCTGAAATaagttgataaaaatattgtatgacTTGACCGCTCATAATAAATTAGTTACGTCAAATCAGTTAGTGCATCGTCATCATACAGCGCGTTCGTGGTCTTACTCCATagcatttaaatattgtaaattttaatttacaataatcaGCAGCAGCAACTTAGACGTAACAAACatctttttggtccttcgagccggcgTCCGTGGATTTTCTATTATGACTGTATTGTGTCAAAAGCGTCTATTACGTGTATTTGTGTCCAATAATTAACATAACAAACGCGGGCAGGTATGAACGAGATGAACCTCCGAGGCCTGCTGAACGCGGGCGGGGCGCGCGGCCGCCCGCCCGCCCCGCTCCAGCCGCTGCAGCCGCACGCGCAGCACCCGCCGCACGCCTACCAGAGTGAGCGAGCACACGGTCATTCGATGCTGAAGCGTAACGTACTTGTGGGGTCGTCCCTCTTCATTACGTGAGCCTCGAAAGACCGGGGAGGGTTTCGggaaaaaaaacacaaaatatcaCAAGGAAGGGGGCTCTTCCTCTAGACTAATAAGATATCAcggtttatttttcgttaatcGTGCGATTTCTAAAGCAATAGAACACCtcgatgtttttttaaaaacgtaTGTTACGAtgctgaatttaaaaaaatttacttatatttaatctgtatttaaatataatcttttatcTAAAATTTGATCACACACGATCGGGAGAGTAGATAATTAAAAGAACATGCCGCGATCAATCGCCGACCGCTGTACGGCAGTCGTAGTGACGGCCGCCTCTGCGCAGTGCTGGGCGCGTACGGCGCGCCGGGCGCGGCGCCGGTGGGCGGGCGGCGCAGCGGCGGGCCGCGCACGccgtcgcccgcgccgccgccgcccgcccAGTGGCACATCCCGCAGCACGCGCTGGCCGCCGAGCCGCCCGCCCCGCGCGCCgacgccgccgcgccgcccgcccccgACTACAAGATCACGCTGGGCCGCGCGCGCGCCTCGTCCGCCGTCACCTCCACCAACCCCGAGACGCCGAGCCCCAGCCTCAACGTACGTCTCGCCGAATGAAAATGTCCGATTAGCCCGACGGCGAAATTTATGGTGGCCCCGCCTACTGGTCcggggggttgtgggttcgattcccgcccaaGTCTgagtgtaacattttttttttcatttctcttTATTGTAAGAGTTGGTCGTTATAACAAAAACGTAAAGTTGCTTAacttaagaataataataataatcatatttatttatttcaaatatttggtacATAGCAAAAACAATCTGTAACAATAATAACTACATTAGCATAAAACTGTGTCGCAGTCATTAACGGTCAAAGCGTCGTGTCACAAAGATGAGCAAATTTGacaaatataaacacaaacacaaaatgATCACTAGGAAAAAGATataatagacgaccgtgtgtgtatgttgaaaGATAAAAAACACTTGAATACACAGGAGGTACACCTACTGCGTATTCAACGTGAGACTGATTTTGTTTGCGTTCTAGGGAGTCGGCGCGGGCTGTGCGTCGGAGCTGGATAAGGTGTGTGCGGAGTCCGTGCAGGACCTCATGGCTACCATCGCCAAGTTGGACTCCAACGGTGTACAGGTTAGATGCCTCTCGGTCGTCGTTCATTCAAAGGGGTGACAAAAAGACACATTCTGATTTTTTGATGAcacagtttaaataaatttattaaaacgatttttactttaataattgacgacgcgttggcgcagacccgctcacgacagacatctgtatcggccatatagatgtttgtcgtggtctgagcgttGACCTTGTATATTGTGATATATAATcctactatttatatttaatgaatataatgtaaaatttaaatgaagaaatattaaaaaatacaccaATACtagaaatagtttaaaatacgCCAATGCTAGAAACATGTTTCATGGTGCAGAAGTCAAATACTTAcgttaccccccccccccaggtgGTGGCGGAGCAGAGCGCCGCGTCGCCGGCCGCCGTGCACTCGTCCACGGACGCGCCGGGCCGCGCCGACCCCAACGAGGACTGGTGCGCCGTGTGCATGGACGGCGGCGAGCTCATGTGCTGCGACAAGTGCCCCAAGGTCTTCCACCAGTACTGCCACATCCCCACCATCGAGAAGCTGCCCGAGTGAGTGACGGCGGACGAGCGGTGAGCGCAGTGAGCGCAGTGAGCGGCCCCTGTACCGTGCCTGCCCGCAGGGAGACGGAGTCGTGGCAGTGCCTGCTGTGCGTGAGCCTGGCGGACGGCGGCGAGGCGGAGGGCGCGCTGGAGGGCCGCACGCGGCGCGTGGCCGAGCGCCTCACGCTGGAGCTGTACTGCCAGTACGAGCTGTCGCTGCCCTTCCGCGAGCCCGTGCCGCCGCACAACAAGCACTACCACCAGAAGGTACCGCCGACCTACCGCCGTGGTCTGGTCGCTTGTGATTCTCGTATTGTGTGTGTCTGGACCTCCGACACGGGAATAAATCCTAAAGGGAACCGTTGTGTTAcaggtttataaaaaaatttaataaataaaatctttgagTCGCATTCCAGATCCAGCAGCCCATGTGCCTGGACATGATCCGTCTGAAGCTGCAGCCGGGCGCGGAGGGCCGCTACACTCACATCTCGCAGTTCGTGGCCGACGTGCGCCTGCTTTTCCGCAACGCTTACAGATACAACCCGGTACGAGCTTGTGTCAGAAATAACTATTACACCCTGACCTATATCCACTGAGTAGCGATGGCAGTTCATTGAACAACAAATTAATTTGTTCAATTAGATAAGCGTTTAGAAACCGATATTGTCAAAATGTGCGTAGGATTCTGTATTAGTAAAGTAAGTATAAGTTGGAAGTTGTAAGTTGACGTAAGCACATACATATTTAGTACTAACTAGCttaccccgcaaacgttgttttgtcatataagCTATTAGCCTTTATTAAGCCTTTATCCCCCCCCTATGTTACTTAggggtatagttcgcgtcatgtaaaaagaacgctgaaagaaactggagggggtgcgtttgcgcatggttatactcgcgcacaaaagtactactgttttatttttttattaggctttcactcgcggcttcgtataatggttattggtaggtacattaaaaaatactag
Above is a window of Melitaea cinxia chromosome 19, ilMelCinx1.1, whole genome shotgun sequence DNA encoding:
- the LOC123662817 gene encoding transcription intermediary factor 1-alpha, with protein sequence MDNASFSAGGECGEEIERALMDLGPLLGVTIKEETPDELADGTASRGNSLSVSSYPDGAIARGAAGAEGERADSLASPAARTSFLALRCVFCQLPLAQADGTPKLMECLHSACEPCVKAKVDEKLAGSRDFLGAGRVTILCSACRLHCQPSNMIDQRFVIEKTALEQAGTNGSTGGEQQCNSCEDTEPATSYCVDCAEFICDNCVHAHQRLKITKDHTIKSKEEAVQELQAAQGGRAAHDMFCRDHPQERLALFCETCDRLTCRDCQLQHHRDHKYQFSTEMAAQARSSIAALLSEVSYKRVLLGSAMKVIRDRQALIADKKKALVHEITQTVVKLTNAINTRGKQLVLRLNEVCDGKQRTLSEKKDALEQLAAITDHCVDFVSAALEQGSDTAVLHSKRAVSAHLQRIKSRRADIPNPEIPVRISLTLDKLPDLVRVLSSIGAIVVDGKVDGGAGGPAASGVTGGSSGGATGGPTGSPGPAPTGYHNQVAPPHSAVVALQQVAMHQTLARYKSYVQAVTGAGYMALPRARAHTPLRHAHVTSTTHPHHLHGMNEMNLRGLLNAGGARGRPPAPLQPLQPHAQHPPHAYQMLGAYGAPGAAPVGGRRSGGPRTPSPAPPPPAQWHIPQHALAAEPPAPRADAAAPPAPDYKITLGRARASSAVTSTNPETPSPSLNGVGAGCASELDKVCAESVQDLMATIAKLDSNGVQVVAEQSAASPAAVHSSTDAPGRADPNEDWCAVCMDGGELMCCDKCPKVFHQYCHIPTIEKLPEETESWQCLLCVSLADGGEAEGALEGRTRRVAERLTLELYCQYELSLPFREPVPPHNKHYHQKIQQPMCLDMIRLKLQPGAEGRYTHISQFVADVRLLFRNAYRYNPPESQIYKDAKRLEEFFDAQLAKWLPDYTHWSGEGPPPAKRARAD